Proteins encoded by one window of Pseudomonas sp. PSKL.D1:
- a CDS encoding FadR/GntR family transcriptional regulator, with protein MLKPKRKRQKLSDVIVESVKRSIVTEALHPGDRLPTERELMEHFECSKGTAREALKALEVEGLVNTRTGPSGGAYLAEVGTEPASRALRNYLHFQHLDGEQVYQLRKVIEVELAVSVMGQLSEADYAALQANIDFCSTPEDSEQGQREQRLAELEFHTLLAHRCPNPLLRFMAVFLNDLLRDLVVLKKAYLPKRQQFAAANIDYHKQLLLALRASDEAAVRRLMHEHMCDAEHHMTALEGEVARHFLLEFEHNH; from the coding sequence ATGCTCAAACCCAAACGCAAGCGCCAGAAGCTGTCCGACGTCATCGTCGAATCGGTCAAACGCTCGATCGTGACCGAAGCGCTGCACCCCGGCGACCGGCTGCCCACCGAGCGCGAGCTGATGGAGCATTTCGAATGTTCCAAAGGCACGGCCCGGGAAGCGCTCAAAGCGCTGGAGGTAGAAGGCCTGGTCAATACCCGCACCGGGCCGAGTGGCGGCGCCTATCTGGCCGAGGTCGGCACCGAACCCGCCAGCCGGGCCTTGCGCAACTACCTGCACTTCCAGCACCTGGATGGCGAACAGGTTTACCAGCTGCGCAAAGTCATCGAAGTGGAGCTGGCAGTGTCGGTGATGGGCCAACTGAGCGAAGCGGACTACGCCGCGCTACAGGCCAACATCGACTTCTGCAGCACCCCGGAAGACAGCGAACAGGGCCAGCGCGAACAACGCCTGGCAGAGCTGGAGTTCCACACCTTGCTGGCACATCGCTGCCCCAACCCTTTGCTGCGCTTCATGGCGGTGTTCCTCAACGACCTGCTGCGTGACCTGGTGGTGCTGAAAAAAGCCTACCTGCCCAAGCGCCAGCAGTTTGCCGCTGCCAACATCGATTACCACAAACAGCTGCTGCTGGCCCTGCGCGCCAGCGACGAAGCTGCCGTACGCCGGTTGATGCACGAACACATGTGCGACGCCGAGCACCACATGACCGCGCTTGAAGGCGAGGTCGCCCGCCACTTCCTGCTGGAGTTCGAGCACAACCACTGA
- a CDS encoding ABC transporter substrate-binding protein encodes MQRRTLLKAGLALGALGSLPLGAHRAFADEPLTFYGLKSMSGAFASYGKYADMGSRLAIAEHPQLLGRPLKYKVIDTEGNAGKAVRKVQEAIGQDGARFFQGCTLSSSALAVSKEIHKAGGVFMTPVGADEITGKDCNASTFRWSVPTYGAIRETLVPMIRQLPQAKRWYTITPQYVFGDALLDNARKVFAEMGVEHIGNSYHSLQEQEFSGYLTNAIAAKPDVLVLLNFGSQASNALRQAVNFGIKDRMKVLMVWSAGLDQFQELGSDVLEGVYLGAQYWHQVDTPLNKQLVAATQKAYGINPNYPLAADYIGTKVMLDAIIKAGTLDGAAVSAALQGMRFQGPTGDELIRPGDHQVLKDYYLLRGKPQGQMRDEDDLAEVISSGRSFVEVDHTGCALA; translated from the coding sequence ATGCAAAGACGTACCCTGCTCAAGGCAGGCCTTGCCCTGGGTGCCTTAGGTAGCCTCCCCTTGGGAGCACACCGGGCATTCGCCGACGAACCGCTGACCTTCTACGGGCTCAAATCCATGTCTGGCGCGTTCGCCAGCTACGGCAAGTACGCCGACATGGGCTCGCGCCTGGCCATTGCCGAACACCCGCAACTGCTCGGTCGCCCGCTCAAGTACAAAGTCATCGACACCGAAGGCAACGCCGGCAAGGCGGTGCGCAAGGTGCAGGAAGCCATTGGCCAGGACGGTGCGCGCTTCTTTCAAGGCTGCACCCTGTCGTCCTCGGCCCTGGCGGTGTCAAAAGAAATCCACAAGGCCGGTGGCGTGTTCATGACCCCGGTTGGCGCCGACGAAATCACCGGTAAAGACTGCAACGCCTCGACCTTCCGCTGGTCGGTGCCCACTTACGGCGCCATCCGCGAAACGCTGGTGCCGATGATTCGCCAGCTGCCCCAGGCCAAGCGCTGGTACACCATCACCCCGCAATACGTGTTCGGCGACGCGCTGCTGGACAACGCGCGCAAGGTGTTCGCCGAAATGGGCGTGGAGCACATCGGCAACAGCTACCACTCCCTGCAAGAGCAGGAATTTTCCGGTTACCTGACCAACGCCATCGCCGCCAAGCCAGACGTGCTGGTGCTGCTCAACTTCGGCAGCCAGGCATCCAATGCCCTGCGCCAGGCGGTTAACTTCGGCATAAAGGACCGCATGAAAGTGCTGATGGTGTGGTCGGCCGGCCTCGACCAGTTCCAGGAGCTGGGCAGCGATGTGCTTGAAGGCGTTTACCTCGGCGCACAGTACTGGCACCAGGTCGACACCCCGCTGAACAAGCAACTGGTTGCCGCCACTCAAAAAGCGTACGGCATCAACCCCAACTACCCACTGGCGGCCGACTACATCGGCACCAAGGTCATGCTCGACGCCATCATCAAGGCTGGCACGCTGGACGGCGCTGCCGTGTCCGCCGCGCTGCAGGGCATGCGCTTCCAGGGGCCAACCGGTGATGAGCTGATTCGCCCCGGTGACCATCAGGTACTGAAGGATTACTACCTGCTACGCGGCAAGCCCCAAGGGCAGATGCGCGACGAAGACGACCTGGCTGAGGTAATCAGCTCGGGCCGCTCGTTCGTCGAGGTCGACCACACCGGTTGCGCCCTGGCCTGA
- a CDS encoding branched-chain amino acid ABC transporter permease — MLDLYLFQLLNGLGLGMIYFLIAVGLTIIFGLLNFVNFAHGAFFLLGAYLCYTAVALTGNFWLALLIAPLVVAALAWAVERLLIKRIYHLPHTFQILVTLGIALIIQEASVLIWGPVGKNIAVPPELRGVLIIGDFIYPYYRLFLIGFAALIGLGLWLLLERTRFGALVRAGSESTETVSLLGTNIFRLFSLTFALGVGLAGVAGVLFAPLRGAQPFVGPEILGIAFVVVVIGGMGSFGGALVGGLLVGVVQSMMTSLWPQGASLMIYGAMAAVILVRPYGLFGRA, encoded by the coding sequence ATGCTCGATTTGTACCTGTTCCAACTGCTCAACGGCCTGGGCCTGGGGATGATCTACTTCCTCATCGCTGTGGGCCTGACGATCATTTTCGGCCTGCTCAACTTCGTCAACTTCGCCCATGGCGCCTTCTTTTTGCTGGGGGCTTACCTCTGCTACACCGCGGTGGCGCTCACCGGCAACTTCTGGCTTGCGCTGCTGATTGCGCCGCTGGTGGTGGCTGCGCTGGCCTGGGCGGTAGAACGCTTGTTGATCAAACGCATCTACCACCTGCCACACACCTTCCAGATCCTCGTCACCCTCGGCATCGCCCTGATCATTCAGGAAGCCTCGGTACTGATCTGGGGCCCAGTGGGCAAGAACATCGCCGTACCGCCCGAGCTACGCGGGGTGCTGATCATCGGCGACTTCATCTACCCCTACTACCGCCTGTTCCTGATCGGCTTCGCCGCACTGATCGGCCTGGGCCTGTGGCTGCTGCTGGAGCGCACCCGCTTTGGCGCGCTGGTGCGGGCGGGCAGCGAAAGCACCGAAACCGTGTCACTGCTGGGCACCAACATCTTCCGCCTGTTCTCCCTGACTTTCGCCCTTGGCGTAGGCCTGGCCGGTGTCGCAGGGGTTTTGTTTGCCCCATTGCGAGGTGCACAGCCATTCGTCGGGCCGGAGATTCTCGGCATCGCCTTCGTGGTGGTGGTGATCGGCGGCATGGGCTCGTTCGGCGGCGCACTGGTGGGTGGCCTGCTGGTGGGTGTGGTGCAAAGCATGATGACCAGCCTGTGGCCGCAAGGCGCCAGCCTGATGATCTACGGCGCCATGGCGGCGGTGATTCTGGTCCGCCCTTATGGCCTGTTCGGGAGAGCATGA
- a CDS encoding branched-chain amino acid ABC transporter permease has translation MSEKNPLPVVKGRTPALLLLVLASLVVLPLVLPSATLATEILIFAMAALACNLLLGYTGLLSFGQGIFFGVGAYGAALLMIHLNWGMFGALVGAAVFGVFLALLVGALAIRRTGIYFVMLTLAFSQMAYFLAYTLSGWTGGDNGLLDVPRPNIEIAGHVLVDLADPRHFYVFVAVLFLLIFAGAMRVIRSPFGSTLLAIRENETRAAAIGYDTRHFKILVFMLSGAITGVAGALYAMLLHFAPLSNIDLMMSENILIMTIVGGTGSLFGSLLGAGAIVLLGDVLSELWPRWLMLLGAILILVVVFMRGGLWGGLAELGKRLRPSRSGDTQPGANTKETL, from the coding sequence ATGAGCGAGAAAAACCCTTTGCCAGTAGTCAAAGGCCGCACCCCTGCCCTGCTGTTGCTGGTGCTCGCCAGCCTGGTGGTACTGCCGCTGGTGCTGCCGTCGGCCACCCTGGCCACCGAGATTCTGATCTTTGCCATGGCGGCACTGGCCTGCAACCTGCTGCTGGGCTACACCGGCCTGCTGTCGTTCGGCCAGGGCATTTTCTTCGGCGTGGGGGCCTATGGTGCTGCGCTGCTGATGATTCACCTGAACTGGGGCATGTTCGGCGCGCTGGTGGGCGCTGCGGTGTTCGGCGTTTTTCTGGCCCTGCTGGTAGGCGCCCTGGCAATCCGCCGCACGGGTATCTACTTCGTGATGCTGACCCTGGCCTTCAGCCAGATGGCGTACTTCCTGGCCTACACCCTCAGCGGCTGGACCGGCGGTGACAACGGCCTGCTCGATGTACCAAGGCCCAACATCGAAATCGCCGGCCATGTGCTGGTCGACCTGGCCGACCCACGGCACTTCTACGTGTTTGTCGCGGTGCTGTTCCTGCTGATTTTCGCCGGTGCCATGCGGGTGATTCGCTCGCCGTTCGGCAGCACCTTGCTGGCGATCCGCGAAAACGAAACCCGTGCGGCCGCCATCGGCTACGACACCCGCCACTTCAAGATCCTGGTGTTCATGCTGTCGGGCGCCATCACCGGCGTCGCCGGGGCGCTGTACGCCATGCTGCTGCACTTTGCGCCACTGTCGAACATCGACCTGATGATGAGCGAGAACATCCTGATCATGACCATCGTCGGCGGCACTGGCTCGCTGTTCGGTTCGCTGCTGGGCGCCGGTGCCATCGTGTTGCTGGGCGATGTGCTGTCGGAACTGTGGCCACGCTGGCTGATGCTGCTGGGGGCAATCCTGATTCTGGTGGTGGTGTTCATGCGTGGCGGGCTGTGGGGTGGCCTGGCCGAACTGGGCAAGCGCCTGCGCCCCTCCCGCTCGGGCGATACCCAACCCGGCGCCAACACCAAGGAGACGCTGTGA
- a CDS encoding ABC transporter ATP-binding protein: MSDYLLETRDLELAYGPFKAVAGVDLKVRAGTIHTVIGPNGAGKTSLFHCLTGERQATSGKILFNGQDIIRKPPHGRVALGMARSFQLTSLFQNLSVRENLRLAAQGRDGLGALNFWRSVEHKRSHWNTADQVLERLKLSNRADTLAGELSHGQQRVLEVGMSICAKPTLLMLDEPTSGMGIDDIPVMTALISDLGRDHTVLLIEHNMSIVMSISQRITVMSHGQILVEGTPEQVRNDQRVRTAYLGEAA, encoded by the coding sequence ATGAGTGACTATCTGCTGGAAACCCGCGATCTGGAACTGGCCTACGGCCCGTTCAAAGCGGTCGCCGGCGTCGACCTCAAGGTTCGCGCGGGCACCATCCACACCGTGATCGGCCCCAACGGCGCAGGCAAGACCAGCCTGTTCCACTGCCTGACCGGCGAGCGCCAGGCCACCAGCGGCAAGATCCTGTTCAACGGCCAGGACATCATCCGCAAGCCGCCCCATGGCCGCGTGGCGTTGGGCATGGCGCGCTCGTTCCAGCTCACCAGCCTGTTCCAGAACCTGTCGGTGCGCGAAAACCTGCGCCTGGCCGCCCAGGGCCGTGATGGCCTGGGTGCCCTCAACTTCTGGCGCAGCGTGGAACACAAACGCAGCCACTGGAACACCGCCGACCAGGTGCTGGAGCGGCTCAAGCTGAGCAACCGTGCCGATACCCTGGCCGGCGAGCTTTCTCACGGCCAGCAGCGGGTGCTTGAGGTGGGCATGTCGATTTGCGCCAAACCCACCCTGCTGATGCTCGACGAACCCACCTCGGGCATGGGCATCGACGACATCCCGGTGATGACCGCGCTGATCAGCGACCTGGGCCGCGACCATACCGTGCTGCTGATCGAGCACAACATGAGCATCGTCATGTCGATCAGCCAGCGCATTACCGTGATGAGCCACGGCCAGATCCTGGTCGAAGGCACCCCGGAACAGGTACGCAACGACCAGCGTGTGCGCACCGCCTACCTTGGAGAGGCCGCCTGA
- a CDS encoding ABC transporter ATP-binding protein has protein sequence MLNVESIHSYYDKSHVLEGVSLQVGSGELVTLLGRNGAGKTTTLRSILGIVRPRQGQITFNGQQLVGREIFDIARQGIALVPEHRGIFRQLSVEENLKIAARKGSRWQLEDVYAMFPRLKERRRNGGFALSGGEQQMLAIARALLNDPKLLILDEPTEGLAPVIVDELVKILRRIKGEGLSILLVEQNLMVCDALADRHYVLEQGRVAYQGSAAQFREDPSIKNRYLALSA, from the coding sequence ATGCTCAACGTCGAATCCATCCACTCCTATTACGACAAAAGCCACGTGCTCGAAGGCGTGTCGCTGCAGGTTGGCAGCGGTGAACTGGTGACCCTGCTGGGGCGCAATGGCGCCGGCAAGACCACCACCTTGCGCAGCATCCTCGGCATCGTGCGCCCGCGCCAGGGCCAGATCACCTTCAACGGCCAGCAGCTGGTGGGCCGCGAAATCTTCGACATCGCCCGGCAGGGCATTGCTCTGGTGCCGGAGCATCGCGGCATCTTTCGCCAGCTCAGCGTGGAAGAGAACCTGAAGATCGCCGCGCGCAAGGGCAGCCGCTGGCAGCTGGAGGACGTTTACGCCATGTTCCCGCGCCTTAAGGAGCGGCGGCGTAATGGTGGCTTTGCACTGTCCGGTGGCGAGCAGCAAATGCTGGCCATTGCCCGCGCCCTGCTCAACGACCCCAAGCTGCTGATTCTCGATGAACCCACCGAGGGCCTGGCACCGGTGATTGTCGACGAGCTGGTGAAGATCCTGCGGCGGATCAAGGGCGAGGGCCTGTCCATTTTGCTGGTGGAACAGAACCTGATGGTGTGCGACGCGCTCGCCGACCGCCACTACGTGCTGGAACAAGGCCGCGTCGCCTACCAGGGCAGCGCCGCCCAGTTCCGCGAAGACCCAAGCATCAAGAACCGCTACCTGGCCCTGAGTGCCTGA
- a CDS encoding Zn-dependent hydrolase: MNTRIDPSQHLLGQGPLVSRERLWQSLMDLARLGATAKGGVCRLALTDLDRQARDLFVHWCEEAGCTVSVDAIGNIFARRPGRNPALAPVMTGSHIDTQPTGGKFDGCYGVMAGLEVLRTLNDLNLTTEAPLEVVVWTNEEGSRFPPCMMGSGVFAGKFGLEETLAKVDDQGLSVGAELSRIGYAGPRVPTGHAVGAYFEAHIEQGPVLEDQRTTIGVVQGCLGQKWFDLVLTGVEAHAGPTPMHLRKDALVGAADVVAAVNRVAHAHQPHACGTVGCLNVHPASRNVIPGQVQMTIDLRHLDPGHLDAMVAEVRAAIETTTSKHGLSFELTPTADFPPLYFAEQCVDAVRSGARELGLSHMDIVSGAGHDAIFLAELGPAGMIFVPCEGGISHNEIENAAPQDLADGCDVLLRAMFKAANQGAL, from the coding sequence ATGAACACCCGCATCGATCCCTCGCAGCACTTGCTCGGCCAGGGGCCGCTGGTCAGCCGCGAACGCCTGTGGCAGTCGCTGATGGACCTGGCCAGGCTCGGCGCCACCGCCAAGGGTGGCGTGTGCCGCCTGGCCCTGACCGACCTCGACCGCCAGGCCCGTGACCTGTTCGTACACTGGTGCGAAGAGGCCGGCTGCACGGTCAGCGTCGACGCCATCGGCAACATCTTCGCCCGCCGCCCTGGGCGCAACCCGGCGCTGGCACCGGTGATGACCGGCAGCCACATCGACACCCAACCCACCGGCGGCAAGTTCGACGGCTGCTACGGCGTGATGGCCGGGCTGGAAGTGCTGCGCACCCTCAACGACCTGAACCTGACCACCGAAGCGCCACTGGAAGTGGTGGTGTGGACCAACGAAGAAGGCTCGCGCTTCCCGCCGTGCATGATGGGGTCGGGCGTGTTTGCCGGCAAGTTTGGCCTGGAGGAAACACTGGCCAAGGTCGATGACCAGGGCCTGTCGGTTGGCGCCGAGCTGTCGCGCATTGGCTATGCCGGGCCGCGCGTGCCCACAGGGCATGCGGTGGGGGCGTACTTCGAGGCGCACATCGAACAAGGCCCGGTGCTGGAAGACCAGCGCACCACCATTGGCGTGGTGCAGGGTTGCCTGGGGCAAAAGTGGTTCGACCTGGTGCTGACCGGTGTTGAAGCGCACGCCGGCCCCACCCCGATGCACCTGCGCAAGGATGCACTGGTCGGCGCCGCCGATGTGGTGGCAGCGGTCAACCGTGTGGCCCACGCCCACCAGCCGCACGCCTGTGGCACGGTCGGCTGCCTCAACGTGCACCCGGCCTCGCGCAACGTCATCCCCGGCCAGGTGCAGATGACCATCGACCTGCGCCACCTCGACCCGGGCCACCTTGACGCAATGGTCGCCGAAGTGCGGGCAGCCATCGAAACCACTACATCCAAACACGGCCTGAGCTTTGAACTGACACCCACTGCCGACTTCCCGCCCTTGTACTTCGCCGAGCAGTGCGTGGATGCCGTGCGCAGCGGCGCCCGCGAACTGGGCCTGAGCCACATGGACATTGTCAGCGGTGCCGGGCATGACGCGATCTTCCTGGCAGAGCTTGGCCCGGCGGGCATGATTTTCGTGCCATGCGAAGGTGGCATCAGCCACAAC